The Chryseobacterium indologenes genomic sequence TCAAAATGAAGCTTTGAAAAAAATGTGGCCAACTCAGGGTGGTCTTGGGCAAAGCTTTTTCTTGAATAGGTTTTTATCTCTTCAGCTTCTCCATATATCTTTTTAGGATCATCTAGAAACTTCAGTTTCATTTTACCAAACATCCAGTGTGGCTGCCATCCGGTGACCACAACCCATTCGTTGCGCTGTATGGCATTCTGTAATTCAGTGATCATGGCAATGGTGGAGGAGTTGATCTGCTTGTAATCCAGGTTATAATCGACAATGGCTTTATCGGTTCCGGTCGTCAGTCCTGCTCCTTTTTCAATTCCAATAATTCTATGGCTGAATTGATTCTGATACTGGTTGAGTTCTTCGATAGAATGGATAGGGACATATTCAGGAACCACCAATCCTATACGTCCATTATCATAATTCGTTCCCAGCTTCGTTAATCCGGGAAATTTTGCCAGTTTTTTAGCATGGGTATGGGGAAGCCAGACTCCCATGAAAAGGTCTGTATCTTCATTATTCATCGAAGCCATAATCATATCGGTAGAAGCTTTTTGGACGATAACATGATAACCCTGCTTGTCCAGAATGGCTTTGGCGACGTGGGTCATGGCAACATCTTCTGCCCAGCCATCTACCATTCCGATGGTGATATATTTAGAGTTTTTGATGTTTCCACATGAGTTTAATGCAGCGAATACTATCATTAACATGGGAAAGAACAGGTATTTTAATTTCTTCATTTTATTGCTTTTTCTTTACAAATCCCTGGGTAATACGATCTAGGATAATGGCCAGGATCACAACAGACAGTCCACTTTCAAATCCTAATCCGATATCCAGGTTATTAATTCCTTCCAGCACTTTTTCACCGAGACCGCCTGCGGCAATCATTCCGGCAATCACTACCATGGATAATGATAAAAGTATGGTTTGATTGATCCCTGTTAAAATAGTCTTCATTGCTAAAGGCAGTTCAACTTTAAAAAGAATCTGACGGCTGGTCGCCCCAAAAGCTCTGGCAGCTTCCACGATATCTTTAGGAACAGATTCAATTCCTAATGTTGTTAATCGTACAGCCGGTGGCATGGCAAAAATAATCGTCGCAAAAGCACCCGGAACTTTCCCGATACTGAAGAACAGCACGGCAGGAATCAGGTAGACAAATGCGGGCATTGTCTGCATCAAATCAAGTAAAGGACGGATGATTTTTGCTGCTATTGTATTTTTTGCTGCCAAAATTCCAAGAGGGATGGAAATGACCAGAGCGGTAAGGGTTGATACAAAAATAAGAGCCAGGGTTTCCATGGTTTCTTTCCATAATCCCATTAAAAAGATTAAACTTAATCCTGTTAAAGTGACAACGGCAACTGCTTTTCCGGCTTTCCATAAGGCCAGTAAAGTAACAAATAGGATAATGACATAGAAAGGTGTGTTGATCAGCACCCATTCAATCCCCATGATAGAGGCATTTCCTACATGTTTTATAATGTCAAATACAGGTTTTCCGTTTTCTGTGAGCCAATTGATTGCAGTTTCTACATATTGACCTATATCTATAGTTTTATTCATCTTATTGATTGTTTGCGATTTCTTTTAATTCAATGATCTCTTCTTCGTTAAACTTGGTTGCTTCTATGACCAGAGATAACTGAGTCACAAGACCTAGAAATTTGTTGTTTTCATCTATTACAGCAATGGCGGATTTACTTCCGGAAATCAACGGGAGCATTTCTTCTACGGTAACTTCAGGATATACTGACGGAACATTACTGTTGATAATTGATTCCACGGTCGGTTCTTTCTTTTTGGCAATGCGGACGACATCATTAAGGGTTACAAAGCCCAGGAATTTATTTTGAAAATCGACGACTGGTAAATTTTCCAGTCCGGTTGTTCTCATTTTTCTTAAAGCTCCTTCAGGACCGTCTTTTCTGAAACGTACCACTGTTGCTTTGTCGAACATCAACGATCTTGCAGTGATGATGGTCTTACGGTCTACTTTTTCCACAAAGGCCTTTACATAGTCACTGGCAGGATTGGTCAGAATATCTTCAGCTGTTCCTATCTGTTCTATGACTCCGTCTTTCATAATCACGATACGATCCCCAATTTTAATGGCTTCGTCAAGATCATGGGTAATGAAAACAATGGTTTTTTGCAGGGTATTTTGCAGTTCAAGCATTTGGTCCTGCATTTCAGATTTTATCAAAGGGTCCAGTGCCGAGAAAGCTTCATCCATAAGCAGAACTTCAGGATCGTTGGCCAAAGCTCTTGCTAATCCTACTCTTTGCTGCATTCCTCCTGAAAGTTGGGAAGGATACTGATTTTCAAAACCGTTTAATCCAACAATATCCAGTGCTTTTTGTGCTTTTTCATCGCGTGAGGCCTTGCTTTCTCCTCTGATTTCAAGTCCGAAGCCGGCATTATCTAAAATAGTGTGATGAGGCAATAATCCGAACTTCTGGAATACCATACTCATTTCCGTTCTTCTTACTTGCAGCAGTTCTTTATTATTTTTACCGGTGATATCATCGTCATTGATGTATACTTTTCCCGATGTAGGCTCATTAAGCCTGTTGAGACAGCGCAGCAGGGTAGATTTTCCGCTTCCTGACAATCCCATGATGACAAAGAATTCACCTTCATAGATTTCAAAACTTGCTTTGTTGATCCCAACGGTACAGCCTGTTTTTTCAAGAATTTCTTTTTTGGAAAAACCTTTGTCTAAAAGTTCCTGTGCTTTTTCTTTGTTTTTACCAAAAATAATCGTCAGATCTTCAACTTTAAGTTTTACTTTTCTACCGTTTTCATTTTTTTCCATATTCAGAATTTTTTTTAATTAATAATTGATTTACAGTGTTGTATATCAGTTAATTATTAAACGTTTAACTTTTGTCGTTGTTCTCAGAATGATGATGGTGTAAAATAATCTGTTGAGCTTATCATGATGAAAGCTTATTGCCAAAAAATAAATGCATAAAGTCCTGCCGGGCATTATGTTATTTTAAATATTTCAATAGATTATACTCTAGAAAAAGAGTGTCTCATGAAAAAGAAATTTAATCTCTTCCATGGATTTACAGTTAAATTACTGATGAAGTAATTAAAGATATGTGTACTGAACAACTAGGATTCCTACATTGCATCAAAATGCAGGCCAGCATAAAAAGCTTGTGTATCAATTTTTTATGACGGTGCAAATTTACGAATTTTATATTAAATGGACTTTTCAGGGTCTAAGCAACTGGTTGTAAGTACGATCATGGCATAAGATAATCATTGGGAATTTTCCCTGCTCATCAAAGATAAGAGAGGATTTGCAGGACAAATATTTTCAGTAAACCTTTTACAATGTATAGCAGTAAAATTATTGCAATAAAACAGCAATAATTGCCAAAATAGCAGGGAGAGCCTGGACAAAAATATATTTTTTAGTAGCAGACACCGCTCCATAGATTCCGGCAACGGCAACACATCCCAAAAAGAACAAGGCTACATTTGTTTGCCATTGAGGATCTTTAATCAGAAACGACCAGATCAATCCGGCGGCTAAAAAACCGTTATACAACCCCTGATTGGCAGCCAATCCTTTGGTAGGTCTGAACATTTCGGCAGGTAAAGCCGCTTTGAATACTTCTTTGCCCTTGGTTTCCCAGGCAAACATTTCCATCCAGAGAATGTAAAGGTGTTCGATTGCAACGACGGCGATCAGAATTTTAGCAACGACTTCCATGATTTTATATTTTGTCATTGTAAAACTAAAAAAATAAAGTTAAGTTTGGGTATCAATTCTACAGATGGATAATTTCAAGGCACATTTAAACAAGTTCATTGCGGTAACTGACGAAGAGTACAATTCAATTTTTTCATTCTTCGAAGTCGTAAAGGTGAATAAAAAACAAAACCTGATGCAGGAAGGTGAGGTTTGCAGGAATATGTATTTTGTGGTGGAAGGTTGCCTGAGAAAATATTTTATTAATGAAAAAGGAGTAGAACATACGACACAGTTTGCCATTGAAAACTGGTGGGTTACCGATACCTTCGCTTATGAGAGACAGTTGCAGACGGATTTTAATATTCAGTCTGTGGAAAAGTCTACCATTCTTGTTATTGATTTTAAAAGTCAGGAATCATTATTAAAGAAGCATCCTGTCATGGAAAAATATTTCAGAATCATATACCAAAGGGCTTATGCAGCTTCTGAAAGAAAACTCCGTTATCTGACGGAATATTCGAGAGAGGAACTGTATGTTCATTTCAGCACGCTGTATCCATGGTTTATTCAAAGAATTCCTCAATATCTTATCGCTTCTTTTCTGGGTTTCACACCGGAATATTTAAGTGAAATTAAAGCAAAATTACGTTCTTAAACCAGTTTAAGTTTTTTACGGATCAGAAGTCGGAGATTTGTCATGTGATTAAAAGCCAATACAATGACAGATACCAAAAATCAATTTCCACAGCTGTTTTTAAGACTTGCTCTCGGACTCACCATGCTTTCAGCAGTGGCCGATCGCTTCGGATGGTGGAGTAAAGAAAATTCTGCCTGGGGAAATATGAGCAGCTTTGAAGACTATACAAGACAACTGACTTTTTTTCTTCCTGCGTCTTTAAGCACTTTCTCAGCATACGCCGCTACATTTCTCGAAATACTACTTCCAGTGATGTTGATTCTTGGATTTAAAACCAAAATTGCCGCGTACGGAACCAGTATTTTACTATTGATTTTTGCCTTGTCAATGTCTGTTGCATTGGGCGTAAAGGCTCCGCTTAACTACTCTGTATGGGTAGGCAGTGCGGCATCACTCTTGCTGGCAGTTCAGCAACACTATTCTTTAAGTATAGATCAATTAACCAAAAAATAATATAATAATGAGTGCAAGACTAAATATTGCAGCAGTGGAATCCGCAGCTTATAAAGCAATGATGGGATTGGAAGGGTATTTACAGACAACTTCTTTAACCCATATTCAAAAAGAATTAATTAAAATCAGGGCCTCGCAGATTAATAAATGTGCCTTCTGCCTCGATATGCATACTAAGGATGCCATCAAGTACGGTGAAAACCCCCAAAGAATTTTTATTCTGAACGGATGGACTGAGGCCAAAGAGTTTTTTACAGAAGAAGAACAGGTACTTCTGGCAATGACTGAAGAAATTACTCTGATCAGTCATGCAGGTTTAACGGAAGACACATACCAAAAGGCTGCAGCTGTTTTTTCTGAAAAACAGATTGCCGAAATTATCATGGCCATCGTAACCATCAATGCATGGAACAGAATTGCCGTGAGTACCCATATGCCGATAGCAAAGTAAGAAAACATACGATAGATCATGCCGCTTGATAAAAAAAGAGTTTTTCAATAGTGAAAAACTCTTTTTTGGGCTGGTAAAACAGAAATTCCGTGGTATCAATTCTACAATAGATCTTAAGGGTCAATATTAAGTTTGTTTACGGAAATCAAACGTTTTGCCGGCTGTCATTATTTTACGGGTTTTTTCTTTTGAATGGACCTTGCGGAGCGATAATTTCAAGATTGGTTCCGTCCGGATCTCTGAAATAAGCAACTGCAGTTCCATATCCTGATTTTAGCCCGTCTGCTTCTTCAAATACGATAGGTTCTCCATCAGGTTCTACACCTATCTCCTTTAATCTTTGCATTGCTTCATCAATGCTGTCTACTTCGAAGCAAAGGTGCATCGCACTGATCTGATTGTTGGAATAAGATGCCTGTTCAGATTCCGGGATTACATATTCAAGAATATCAAGGTTAAGATTATCAAGGTGCAGATTGGCATATTTGATTTTGGTATCAGTGAGACCTTGTGTTTTTGCCATTCTTTCACCACCAATTTCGTCTACGTTGGAAACTTTGGTTCCGGTCAATGCTTCATAAAAAGCAATTGATTTTTCTAAATTTTTTACCGTGATTCCTACGTGGTTGGCACGTGTAAAACCTTTTGTTTTGTTTTCCATTGTTTTAAATTTTGTCTTTGATATATAAAAAATCGTATGGTCAATTCTCAGAGTTGGAATATTAAATTACACATAATTGCTGAGAACTGAGAAAGAAATTAATAAATAGCAACAGGATTAACATTCACCTGAGTGGAACCTACATACAGCGGTTGCCCCAATACAAAAAGGAATTCCCATATCTTTTGTTTAACCAGCGGGCGGCTGTCGATCAATTCTAAATTGTAAATTCCTTTTTTAGCCAACATATATTGGTTGATCGGAAATTCTTCTTTGCTTTTTGGATTGGGATATACCTCAGAAGCCCAGGTGTCCCCACCAAAAGCAACAATTCCTTGGTCAGCCAGCCATTTGGCAGCATCCATTCCGATTCCCGGTTCAGTTTCCAGGAATTGTTTATTGTCTTTACCTATCAATTCAAGCCATCCTGTATTGAAAAGGATAACATCTCCTTTTCTTAAAGTAAGCCCTTGTTTCTTTAAAACAGCTTTAATATCATCTACGGTAAATTCTGTTCCACCGGGTACAATTGCTTTTCCGTAATGGGCTACCATATCAAGAACTACACCTCTGGTCACAAAAGGAGGTACTTTTTCAACACCCAGTTTTTTTACGCCTTCTACCGTTACAAAGTCTGTCGCTTTATTTCCGTTATAATACACATTATCAATACCGATATGCCCGATCCCGTTAAGCTGAGTTCCTACACCGGTCCATCCATTCACCAACTCGTCATTGAAGGTAAATTTATTAGGACCAATACTTTTTCCGCCCTGTTCTCCGGGTTGAATATTGTACAGGTTAAAACTTCTGTGTCTGAAAGCGGGAAGATTTTTATCAATAGGAACGGCAAGAGCCAACGTTTTGCCCTGTTTTACCAATCCTAAAGCTTGTTTTACCACTTCAGGAGTTAATAAATTGGCTGCTCCGATTTCATCCCGGGCTCCGTAAGCTGACGGATACCATGATTTATCTTCAGGATTTACAAGCGTTTGAGCTTTTAATGTAATACTGTTGATGGTCAATAGGGTTATTAACCCGAATATTTTGATCAGGTTCTTTTTCATTTTTTATGATATATAGGGTAAATAAGAAGGGAAGCTGGAAGAGGGGGAGAGGGAAATGATTAAAGTCTGCCAACAACTCGAATTTTATAGATCAGATTGTTGTGATGCTTTAAAGTAACAGACTGTAGGTTAACAATACACGCTAGTGTTTTCTTCAACTTCATATTTTCCTCGTACAGTCTGATAATCATTGGATTCAACAGGCTGAAAGTCATCTTTAACCTGACAGTATTTCTATCCTCTTTCTTCCGGCTTCCAGCTTTTATATTAAATCTCGCTCAAAGCGGAATTGATGAAGTTCAATTCTTCCTGAGAAAGTTTGATGTCCATTGTTTTGGCATTGTCGATGGCTTGTTCTGCATTTCTTGCTCCCGCCAGTACAACGGTGATGGCTGGCTGTAATGTAGTCCATCTTAATACCAATTGAGAAAGGCTTGCCCCTTTTTCCTGAGCGATCGGTTCTATTTTTTCCAGGAAAGTTTTTACTTTATGTAAATCAAACTGAGAGAAATATCCGTTTCTGTGGTCGTTGTCTTTTAGTTTGTTGTTTTTAAAATATTTACCCGTTAGAAGACCTCTTTCCATGGGGCTATAGACAATGATTCCTGAATTGTTTTCTAAAGAATAAGGAACAAGGTCGTTTTCAATAGCTCGGTTCAGCATGCTGTAAGAAACCTGGTTGCTCGCTAATTTCAAAGTTCTGCTGGCCTCTTCCATTTGTGCCACATTATAATTACTTACTCCGGCTGCACGTACTTTTCCTTGCTGAATCAGTAATTCCATAGCTTCCATTGTTTCACTGATGGCAGTTGTGCTGTCCGGCCAGTGAAGTTGTAAAAGATCGATATAATCTGTTCCCAGTCTCTTTAAACTTTCTTCAACTTCTTTGATGATGTTTTCTTTAGACGCAAATTTGTAAACAGGAATGACTTTTCCTTCATCTTCAGCGTCGAAGAAAAACTCTCCTTTTCCGTTATTGCTGCCGTCCCAAACCAAACCGAATTTAGTCAGTAACTGGATTTTTGAACGGTCTTTACCTTTAATCGCTTCACCAATCATTTCTTCACTTAACCCGAAACCATAGAAAGGTGCCGTATCGATTGAAGTTACCCCATGATCTAATGATGCGTGGATAGAATTGATAGAATCTTTCTTTTCATTACCTCCCCACATATTTCCGCCGATCGCAAAAGCGCCGTGTGTGATGGTTGATAATTCCAAATCTGTGTTTCCTAATTTTCTATATTCCATTTTTGCTTGTTTTTAAAATTTGTTATTGTATGTTGCTTTGTAAAGCACATCGTTAAGTCTTCTATTGTGACAGGTTTTCAAGATGTATGTGTACTTTTATCTGTCAAATCGGTTATTGAAATAACTTAAGTGTTCAAAAAGCTTTTGTGGTTAAAAAACTATGATTTTCGTTTAAATAAGATGGGTGATGTAAATCTGAGGTACTTCCTGAAGTTTTTCATCAACCAAAGCTCCGAAAGCTTTAATATAAGGCTGCTCATTATGTTGTGCCAATCCTTCTTCACTTTTCCAGATTTCATAGAACACAAAGTGATTTTTATCCTCAATTCCCTGGTGAAGGTTGTACAGTTCACAAGCTTCTTCTTTTCTTGTCTCTTTTACCATATTCTGAAGAACTTCGAATACTTCTGAACGGTGTTCTTCTTTGGCTTTAATAACTGCGGTTA encodes the following:
- a CDS encoding glycine betaine ABC transporter substrate-binding protein, which gives rise to MKKLKYLFFPMLMIVFAALNSCGNIKNSKYITIGMVDGWAEDVAMTHVAKAILDKQGYHVIVQKASTDMIMASMNNEDTDLFMGVWLPHTHAKKLAKFPGLTKLGTNYDNGRIGLVVPEYVPIHSIEELNQYQNQFSHRIIGIEKGAGLTTGTDKAIVDYNLDYKQINSSTIAMITELQNAIQRNEWVVVTGWQPHWMFGKMKLKFLDDPKKIYGEAEEIKTYSRKSFAQDHPELATFFSKLHFDDETMNDLLMKMETSKNKEATAQKWVEDHTELINSWLDKK
- a CDS encoding proline/glycine betaine ABC transporter permease — translated: MNKTIDIGQYVETAINWLTENGKPVFDIIKHVGNASIMGIEWVLINTPFYVIILFVTLLALWKAGKAVAVVTLTGLSLIFLMGLWKETMETLALIFVSTLTALVISIPLGILAAKNTIAAKIIRPLLDLMQTMPAFVYLIPAVLFFSIGKVPGAFATIIFAMPPAVRLTTLGIESVPKDIVEAARAFGATSRQILFKVELPLAMKTILTGINQTILLSLSMVVIAGMIAAGGLGEKVLEGINNLDIGLGFESGLSVVILAIILDRITQGFVKKKQ
- a CDS encoding glycine betaine/L-proline ABC transporter ATP-binding protein, which gives rise to MEKNENGRKVKLKVEDLTIIFGKNKEKAQELLDKGFSKKEILEKTGCTVGINKASFEIYEGEFFVIMGLSGSGKSTLLRCLNRLNEPTSGKVYINDDDITGKNNKELLQVRRTEMSMVFQKFGLLPHHTILDNAGFGLEIRGESKASRDEKAQKALDIVGLNGFENQYPSQLSGGMQQRVGLARALANDPEVLLMDEAFSALDPLIKSEMQDQMLELQNTLQKTIVFITHDLDEAIKIGDRIVIMKDGVIEQIGTAEDILTNPASDYVKAFVEKVDRKTIITARSLMFDKATVVRFRKDGPEGALRKMRTTGLENLPVVDFQNKFLGFVTLNDVVRIAKKKEPTVESIINSNVPSVYPEVTVEEMLPLISGSKSAIAVIDENNKFLGLVTQLSLVIEATKFNEEEIIELKEIANNQ
- a CDS encoding DUF1304 domain-containing protein; amino-acid sequence: MEVVAKILIAVVAIEHLYILWMEMFAWETKGKEVFKAALPAEMFRPTKGLAANQGLYNGFLAAGLIWSFLIKDPQWQTNVALFFLGCVAVAGIYGAVSATKKYIFVQALPAILAIIAVLLQ
- a CDS encoding Crp/Fnr family transcriptional regulator — protein: MDNFKAHLNKFIAVTDEEYNSIFSFFEVVKVNKKQNLMQEGEVCRNMYFVVEGCLRKYFINEKGVEHTTQFAIENWWVTDTFAYERQLQTDFNIQSVEKSTILVIDFKSQESLLKKHPVMEKYFRIIYQRAYAASERKLRYLTEYSREELYVHFSTLYPWFIQRIPQYLIASFLGFTPEYLSEIKAKLRS
- a CDS encoding DoxX family protein; this translates as MTDTKNQFPQLFLRLALGLTMLSAVADRFGWWSKENSAWGNMSSFEDYTRQLTFFLPASLSTFSAYAATFLEILLPVMLILGFKTKIAAYGTSILLLIFALSMSVALGVKAPLNYSVWVGSAASLLLAVQQHYSLSIDQLTKK
- a CDS encoding carboxymuconolactone decarboxylase family protein — protein: MSARLNIAAVESAAYKAMMGLEGYLQTTSLTHIQKELIKIRASQINKCAFCLDMHTKDAIKYGENPQRIFILNGWTEAKEFFTEEEQVLLAMTEEITLISHAGLTEDTYQKAAAVFSEKQIAEIIMAIVTINAWNRIAVSTHMPIAK
- a CDS encoding VOC family protein, which codes for MENKTKGFTRANHVGITVKNLEKSIAFYEALTGTKVSNVDEIGGERMAKTQGLTDTKIKYANLHLDNLNLDILEYVIPESEQASYSNNQISAMHLCFEVDSIDEAMQRLKEIGVEPDGEPIVFEEADGLKSGYGTAVAYFRDPDGTNLEIIAPQGPFKRKNP
- a CDS encoding cyclase family protein; translated protein: MKKNLIKIFGLITLLTINSITLKAQTLVNPEDKSWYPSAYGARDEIGAANLLTPEVVKQALGLVKQGKTLALAVPIDKNLPAFRHRSFNLYNIQPGEQGGKSIGPNKFTFNDELVNGWTGVGTQLNGIGHIGIDNVYYNGNKATDFVTVEGVKKLGVEKVPPFVTRGVVLDMVAHYGKAIVPGGTEFTVDDIKAVLKKQGLTLRKGDVILFNTGWLELIGKDNKQFLETEPGIGMDAAKWLADQGIVAFGGDTWASEVYPNPKSKEEFPINQYMLAKKGIYNLELIDSRPLVKQKIWEFLFVLGQPLYVGSTQVNVNPVAIY
- a CDS encoding aldo/keto reductase produces the protein MEYRKLGNTDLELSTITHGAFAIGGNMWGGNEKKDSINSIHASLDHGVTSIDTAPFYGFGLSEEMIGEAIKGKDRSKIQLLTKFGLVWDGSNNGKGEFFFDAEDEGKVIPVYKFASKENIIKEVEESLKRLGTDYIDLLQLHWPDSTTAISETMEAMELLIQQGKVRAAGVSNYNVAQMEEASRTLKLASNQVSYSMLNRAIENDLVPYSLENNSGIIVYSPMERGLLTGKYFKNNKLKDNDHRNGYFSQFDLHKVKTFLEKIEPIAQEKGASLSQLVLRWTTLQPAITVVLAGARNAEQAIDNAKTMDIKLSQEELNFINSALSEI
- a CDS encoding antibiotic biosynthesis monooxygenase, which encodes MKIHLTAVIKAKEEHRSEVFEVLQNMVKETRKEEACELYNLHQGIEDKNHFVFYEIWKSEEGLAQHNEQPYIKAFGALVDEKLQEVPQIYITHLI